The Pseudomonas sp. G2-4 genome window below encodes:
- a CDS encoding SCP2 sterol-binding domain-containing protein translates to MLSPKKWLLKGADRVLPLVAKVPFVVQRLALQQALNRCLAEPLRDGGFDVLQGRWLCLRVPDLKLCWYLTLARDGLRIAERADAQVTISGNWREFLLLASRQEDPDTLFFRRRLVIEGDTELGLALKNLIDSLDPDVLPLWLWRNLERAGKGLATV, encoded by the coding sequence GTGCTGAGTCCAAAGAAATGGTTGCTCAAAGGCGCTGACCGGGTGCTGCCGCTCGTGGCCAAGGTGCCGTTTGTGGTGCAGCGCTTGGCGCTCCAACAGGCGCTCAATCGTTGCCTGGCCGAGCCGCTGCGCGATGGCGGTTTCGATGTGCTGCAGGGGCGCTGGCTGTGCCTGCGGGTGCCCGACCTGAAACTGTGCTGGTACCTGACCCTGGCGCGGGATGGACTGCGCATCGCCGAGCGTGCTGATGCCCAGGTGACCATCAGCGGCAACTGGCGCGAATTCCTGTTGCTGGCCAGCCGTCAGGAGGATCCCGATACGTTGTTCTTCCGGCGGCGGCTGGTGATCGAGGGCGACACCGAACTGGGGTTGGCGCTGAAGAACCTGATCGATAGCCTCGATCCGGATGTATTGCCGCTGTGGCTGTGGCGCAATCTGGAGCGGGCGGGCAAGGGCTTGGCAACCGTGTGA
- a CDS encoding glucuronyl hydrolase encodes MSVAVARQGPLRLDEAYRAIAAIVRRMDQVQASCGEGFPLYCPAPDSHWKVSAGGSWLGGFWSGLWWLRAHRGARLEDRRQARQITERLRDKLGSATHHRSLIFHYGAGLGSCLLDDALADELAEQAVQQLARAFDPLLGCIALGRDMGGGEQGDQRLSIDPLAATLQLFARRAGPRLLGLGRQQLQASFRACASSGGAWSSQASHDEERWCADDRPGNWSRGQAWAMLGLSVGARLYGAPYRQDAMQASQYWQRSRGLDVPLNRLSEPQGPDDPCAAAMAALALQGLAPQVPDGEVLREHAAAQLAAIIRSGDFQDGCFLGHCYRTSAAGEQKVETACGSFFLLAALLVWTGELDPSVI; translated from the coding sequence ATGAGCGTCGCCGTGGCGAGGCAAGGGCCTTTGCGGCTGGACGAGGCCTATCGCGCCATTGCGGCGATTGTCAGGCGCATGGATCAGGTCCAGGCATCCTGTGGCGAGGGGTTCCCGTTGTACTGCCCAGCGCCTGACAGCCATTGGAAAGTCTCGGCTGGCGGCTCCTGGCTGGGCGGGTTCTGGTCCGGGCTGTGGTGGTTGCGCGCCCATCGTGGTGCGCGCCTGGAGGATCGTCGGCAGGCCCGGCAGATTACCGAACGGTTGCGGGACAAGCTCGGCAGTGCCACGCACCATCGCAGCCTGATCTTTCACTATGGCGCGGGACTGGGCAGTTGTTTGCTGGATGATGCCCTGGCCGATGAGCTGGCGGAGCAGGCGGTGCAGCAGCTGGCTCGAGCTTTCGACCCCTTGCTGGGCTGCATTGCATTGGGTCGCGACATGGGCGGCGGTGAGCAGGGTGATCAGCGCCTGAGCATCGACCCGCTGGCCGCCACGCTACAGTTGTTCGCACGCCGCGCCGGCCCTCGGTTGTTAGGCCTCGGACGGCAGCAACTGCAGGCGTCTTTTCGCGCCTGTGCCAGTAGCGGCGGGGCCTGGAGCAGTCAGGCATCCCATGACGAGGAGCGCTGGTGTGCTGACGATAGACCGGGTAACTGGTCCCGGGGGCAGGCCTGGGCGATGCTTGGCTTGAGTGTCGGTGCCAGGTTGTACGGTGCACCTTACCGCCAGGATGCTATGCAGGCGAGCCAGTACTGGCAACGCAGCCGAGGCTTGGACGTACCGCTCAATCGCCTGTCCGAGCCCCAGGGGCCGGACGATCCCTGCGCGGCGGCAATGGCAGCGCTGGCCTTGCAAGGACTGGCGCCACAGGTACCCGACGGCGAGGTGCTGCGCGAGCACGCCGCTGCACAACTGGCGGCAATTATTCGCAGTGGCGATTTTCAGGACGGGTGTTTCCTCGGCCATTGCTACCGAACTTCGGCCGCTGGGGAGCAGAAAGTGGAGACGGCCTGCGGCAGTTTTTTCCTGTTGGCGGCCCTGCTGGTCTGGACCGGTGAGCTTGATCCAAGCGTGATCTAG
- a CDS encoding alpha-E domain-containing protein → MLSRTASDLYWMSRYLERAENLARMLEVSYSLSLMPQAGRSDGHAELAMSLLAAGTLDDYNARYDALNTERMLHFFALDETNPGSIYSCLRAARTNAHAVRGRITADMWENINATWLEMRNIASNGLGRYGISHFCEWVKERSHLFRGATSGTIMRNDAYCFIRLGTFIERADNTLRLLDARYEMFGEESEEVSDNSARGYYQWSALLRALSSFEAFNEIYRNAPNAEQVSEMLLLRADVPRSLHACIEELDHILASLPGNNGRPAQRLAAELNARLRYSGIDEILASGLHQWLTDLIGQIRHLGQTVHESYLEVV, encoded by the coding sequence ATGCTTTCAAGAACCGCTTCTGACCTCTATTGGATGTCCCGCTACCTGGAGCGCGCCGAGAACCTGGCGCGCATGCTCGAAGTCAGTTACTCGCTGTCTCTGATGCCCCAGGCCGGGCGCAGCGATGGGCACGCCGAGCTGGCGATGTCGCTGCTGGCGGCCGGTACGCTGGACGATTACAACGCGCGTTATGACGCGCTGAACACCGAACGCATGCTGCATTTTTTCGCACTGGATGAAACCAACCCCGGGAGCATCTACAGCTGCCTGCGGGCGGCGCGGACCAATGCCCATGCGGTGCGCGGACGCATCACCGCCGACATGTGGGAGAACATCAACGCCACCTGGCTGGAAATGCGCAACATCGCCAGCAACGGCCTGGGCCGTTATGGCATCAGCCACTTCTGCGAATGGGTCAAGGAGCGTTCGCACCTGTTCCGTGGTGCGACATCGGGCACCATCATGCGCAACGACGCCTACTGTTTCATTCGCCTCGGGACCTTCATCGAGCGGGCGGACAACACTTTGCGCCTGTTGGACGCACGCTACGAAATGTTCGGCGAGGAGTCGGAGGAGGTCAGCGACAATTCGGCGCGCGGCTATTACCAGTGGAGCGCCTTGCTGCGGGCACTGTCGTCGTTCGAGGCGTTCAACGAGATCTACCGCAACGCGCCCAATGCCGAGCAGGTCTCGGAGATGTTGCTGCTGCGGGCTGACGTCCCGCGCTCGCTGCATGCCTGTATCGAGGAACTGGATCATATCCTCGCGAGCCTGCCGGGCAATAACGGCCGTCCGGCCCAGCGCCTGGCCGCCGAGCTGAATGCGCGCCTGCGCTATTCCGGGATCGATGAGATCCTGGCGTCGGGCCTGCATCAGTGGCTGACCGACCTCATTGGCCAAATCCGTCACTTGGGCCAGACCGTTCATGAGTCTTATCTGGAGGTCGTATGA
- the moaB gene encoding molybdenum cofactor biosynthesis protein B, whose protein sequence is MAHLTQRLFQPLNIAVLTISDTRSFETDTSGQTLADLLQTAGHVLIDRGLVKDDIYQIRAQVSQWIADPNVQVVLMTGGTGFTPRDNTPQAVAPLLDKHVDGFGELFRQVSLAEIGMSTLQSRALAGMSNGVLVCCLPGSPGACRTGWEKILAGQLDSRTGPCNFTPHLKPQAGIVLQPCEARS, encoded by the coding sequence ATGGCCCATCTGACGCAACGCCTCTTTCAACCGCTGAACATCGCGGTCCTCACCATCAGCGATACCCGCAGTTTCGAGACTGACACCTCGGGCCAGACCCTTGCGGACCTGCTGCAAACCGCCGGGCATGTGCTGATCGACCGCGGGCTGGTGAAGGACGATATCTACCAGATCCGCGCCCAGGTCTCCCAGTGGATCGCCGACCCGAACGTGCAAGTGGTGCTGATGACCGGCGGCACCGGGTTCACCCCACGCGACAACACGCCCCAGGCAGTGGCGCCGTTGCTGGACAAGCACGTCGATGGGTTTGGTGAGTTGTTCCGCCAGGTGTCCCTGGCGGAAATCGGCATGTCCACGCTGCAGTCTCGCGCTTTGGCGGGCATGAGCAACGGCGTGCTGGTGTGCTGCTTGCCGGGTTCGCCGGGGGCGTGCCGGACCGGCTGGGAAAAAATCCTGGCCGGGCAACTGGACAGCCGCACTGGCCCGTGCAATTTCACCCCGCATCTCAAGCCGCAGGCTGGCATTGTCCTGCAACCTTGTGAGGCGCGTTCATGA
- a CDS encoding peptidase U32 family protein — MQLVCPAGNLPALKAAVRQGADAVYVGFRDDTNARHFAGLNMDDKQFDAAVAHIRQHQRKLYVAVNTYPQPKGWERWQRAVDRAADFGVDALIAADPGVLSYASQRHPQLALHLSVQGSATHAAALAFYAERYGIRRAVLPRVLSLAQVRQVAAASPVPIEVFGFGSLCIMAEGRCHLSSYVTGESPNLCGVCSPAKAVRWSEDAQGLSARLSEVLIDRYTPEEPAGYPTLCKGRFLVGGKRFHALEEPTSLDTLDLLPELAAIGVEAVKIEGRQRSPAYVEQVTRVWRAALDAHQAAPQRFRVREEWRQVLAGLSEGSQTTLGAYHRSWQ; from the coding sequence ATGCAACTGGTTTGCCCGGCAGGGAATCTGCCTGCCCTCAAAGCGGCGGTGCGCCAAGGCGCCGATGCCGTCTATGTCGGCTTTCGCGATGACACCAATGCCCGGCACTTCGCCGGATTGAACATGGATGACAAGCAGTTCGACGCGGCTGTCGCGCACATCCGTCAACACCAACGCAAGCTGTACGTGGCGGTCAATACCTACCCGCAGCCCAAGGGCTGGGAGCGCTGGCAACGCGCCGTGGACCGTGCCGCCGATTTCGGCGTGGACGCGCTGATTGCCGCCGATCCCGGTGTGCTCAGCTACGCCAGTCAGCGCCATCCGCAACTGGCCCTGCACCTGTCGGTACAGGGTTCGGCGACCCACGCGGCGGCCCTGGCTTTTTACGCCGAGCGCTACGGTATTCGCCGCGCCGTGCTGCCACGGGTGCTGTCCCTGGCCCAGGTGCGGCAGGTGGCGGCAGCCAGTCCAGTGCCCATCGAGGTTTTCGGCTTCGGCAGTCTGTGCATCATGGCCGAGGGGCGTTGCCACTTGTCTTCCTATGTAACCGGCGAATCGCCGAACCTCTGTGGGGTCTGCTCGCCCGCCAAGGCGGTGCGTTGGAGCGAGGACGCCCAAGGCCTGAGCGCACGTCTGAGCGAAGTGCTGATCGACCGTTACACCCCTGAAGAACCGGCCGGTTACCCGACCCTGTGCAAGGGCCGCTTCCTGGTGGGCGGCAAGCGCTTCCATGCCTTGGAAGAACCCACCAGCCTCGACACCCTGGACCTGCTGCCGGAGCTGGCGGCCATCGGTGTCGAGGCCGTGAAAATCGAAGGCCGCCAGCGCAGCCCGGCCTACGTTGAACAAGTCACCCGGGTCTGGCGTGCCGCGCTGGATGCACACCAGGCCGCGCCGCAACGGTTCCGGGTGCGGGAAGAATGGCGCCAGGTGTTGGCCGGTTTGTCCGAGGGCAGCCAGACCACCCTGGGTGCCTACCATCGATCATGGCAATGA
- a CDS encoding circularly permuted type 2 ATP-grasp protein, whose product MPHAFFNEMYDAQGDCRPHYQAFARWLADTPLELLEQRRREADLLFHRAGITFTLYGDEQGTERLIPFDIIPRSIKASEWQIVERGCIQRVQALNMFLADIYHGQHILKEGIIPAEQVLANEGYQIAMQGLNLHRGIYAHIAGVDLVRDGDGSYYVLEDNLRTPSGVSYMLEDRKMMMRLFPELFAAQRVAPIDHYPNLLLDTLKSSSPLDNPTAVVLTPGRFNSAYFEHAFLAREMGVELVEGADLFVRDDHVYMRTTAGPRQVDVIYRRLDDDFLDPLSFNPDSMLGVPGLIAVYRSGNVVLANAVGTGVADDKSIYPYVDEMIRFYLTEEPILKNVPTWQCRKPQELSHVLANLPDLVVKETQGSGGYGMLVGPAASAAEIEDFRARLKARPEAYIAQPTLSLSTCPTFVESGIAPRHIDLRPFVLSGKETRLVPGGLTRVALREGSLVVNSSQGGGTKDTWVVED is encoded by the coding sequence ATGCCCCACGCTTTTTTTAATGAAATGTATGACGCACAGGGTGACTGCCGCCCGCATTACCAGGCCTTCGCCCGCTGGCTGGCGGATACGCCGCTTGAACTGCTTGAACAACGCCGACGCGAAGCCGACCTGTTGTTCCACCGAGCCGGTATCACCTTCACCCTCTACGGGGACGAGCAGGGCACCGAACGGTTGATTCCCTTCGACATCATTCCTCGCAGCATCAAGGCCAGTGAATGGCAGATCGTCGAGCGAGGCTGCATCCAGCGGGTCCAGGCCCTGAACATGTTCCTGGCTGATATCTATCACGGGCAACACATCCTCAAGGAAGGGATCATTCCCGCCGAACAAGTGCTCGCCAACGAGGGTTATCAAATCGCGATGCAGGGCCTGAACCTGCACCGGGGCATCTACGCCCACATCGCCGGTGTCGACTTGGTTCGCGACGGTGACGGCAGTTACTACGTGCTGGAGGACAACCTGCGTACGCCCAGCGGCGTGAGCTACATGCTCGAAGACCGCAAGATGATGATGCGCCTGTTCCCCGAACTCTTCGCCGCCCAGCGCGTGGCCCCCATCGACCATTACCCGAACCTGCTGCTCGACACCCTGAAAAGCTCAAGCCCCCTGGATAATCCGACCGCCGTGGTCCTGACACCGGGTCGCTTCAACAGTGCCTATTTCGAACATGCGTTCCTGGCCCGGGAAATGGGCGTGGAGTTGGTGGAAGGTGCCGATCTGTTCGTGCGCGACGACCATGTGTACATGCGCACGACCGCCGGCCCCAGGCAGGTGGATGTGATCTATCGTCGTCTTGACGATGATTTCCTCGACCCGCTGTCGTTCAACCCCGATTCCATGCTGGGCGTTCCGGGCCTGATCGCCGTTTACCGTTCAGGCAATGTGGTGCTGGCGAATGCCGTCGGCACGGGCGTCGCCGATGACAAGTCGATTTACCCCTACGTCGACGAAATGATCCGTTTCTACCTCACCGAAGAACCGATCCTGAAGAACGTGCCCACCTGGCAGTGCCGTAAACCTCAAGAGTTGTCCCATGTGCTGGCCAACCTGCCTGATCTGGTGGTCAAGGAAACCCAGGGCTCCGGCGGCTACGGCATGTTGGTCGGACCAGCCGCCAGCGCGGCAGAGATCGAAGACTTCCGCGCCCGCCTCAAGGCCCGCCCCGAAGCCTATATCGCCCAGCCGACCCTGAGCCTGTCCACGTGCCCGACCTTTGTCGAGAGCGGCATCGCCCCGCGTCACATCGACCTGCGTCCGTTTGTGTTGTCGGGCAAGGAAACGCGCCTGGTACCTGGCGGCCTGACCCGCGTGGCACTGCGCGAAGGCTCGCTGGTGGTGAACTCGTCCCAGGGCGGCGGCACCAAAGACACTTGGGTAGTGGAGGACTAA
- the pdxH gene encoding pyridoxamine 5'-phosphate oxidase — protein MPLSLAKMRRQYTLDGLDETQAPGDPMVLFGLWMQQARETESPPVEANSMALATVDEQGRPHCRVLLLKGFSNEGFSFFGNYASAKGQDLAANPWAAMTFFWPGLERQVRIEGPVAKLDPALSDAYFESRSVASRLGAWASPQSHPLVDRAALETLLAQTEQRFADQPVPRPEHWGGYCLRPERLEFWQGRADRLHDRLDYRLQEGAWQRSRLAP, from the coding sequence ATGCCCCTTTCCCTGGCCAAAATGCGCCGCCAGTACACCCTCGACGGCCTGGATGAAACCCAGGCACCGGGCGATCCCATGGTCCTGTTCGGGCTATGGATGCAACAAGCCCGCGAGACCGAAAGCCCACCGGTAGAAGCCAACAGCATGGCCCTGGCGACCGTGGACGAGCAGGGCCGACCCCATTGTCGAGTGCTGTTGCTCAAGGGCTTCAGCAACGAAGGCTTTTCGTTTTTCGGCAACTACGCCAGCGCCAAGGGACAGGACCTGGCGGCAAATCCGTGGGCGGCCATGACGTTTTTCTGGCCGGGGCTGGAACGGCAGGTGCGGATTGAAGGGCCGGTCGCCAAGCTTGACCCGGCGCTGTCGGATGCCTATTTCGAGTCCCGTTCCGTGGCCAGTCGTCTGGGCGCCTGGGCATCGCCACAAAGCCATCCTTTGGTTGATCGGGCCGCGCTCGAGACCTTGCTGGCGCAAACCGAACAACGTTTCGCCGATCAACCGGTGCCGCGTCCCGAGCATTGGGGCGGCTATTGCCTGCGGCCCGAACGGCTGGAGTTCTGGCAGGGCCGCGCCGACCGTTTGCATGATCGTCTCGACTACCGCCTGCAAGAGGGTGCATGGCAGCGCAGCCGTCTGGCGCCATGA
- a CDS encoding U32 family peptidase: MKLSLGPVLFYWDKAQLGHFYAEMSALPLDVIYLGETVCSKRRAFSLDQWLGLARELQACSQAQIVLSSLTLIEAASELSSLRRLCDNGQLLVEANDMGAVQFLAERKLPFVGGPALNLYNGHALGQLLDSGMIRWVPPVECSAALIGDVLEQVRELGREVPEVEIFAYGHLPLAYSARCFTARAENRPKDDCQFCCINYPDGLALSSQEGQQLFTLNGIQTMSGEVTNLLADYTALTASGADLLRLSPRAQGMAEVVTAFDKVRQGEAPPLFVDGCNGYWHGHAGMLKVEEAGLC, from the coding sequence ATGAAGCTCAGCCTGGGACCGGTCCTGTTTTATTGGGACAAAGCGCAACTGGGACATTTCTACGCCGAGATGTCGGCCCTGCCGCTGGATGTGATTTACCTGGGGGAAACCGTGTGCTCGAAGCGCCGGGCATTCTCTCTGGATCAATGGCTGGGCCTGGCGCGTGAGCTACAAGCGTGCAGCCAGGCGCAGATCGTGTTGTCGAGCCTGACGCTGATCGAAGCGGCTTCGGAGCTTTCCTCGCTGCGACGCCTGTGTGACAACGGCCAATTGTTGGTGGAAGCCAATGACATGGGCGCGGTGCAGTTCCTGGCCGAGCGCAAGTTGCCCTTTGTCGGCGGTCCGGCGTTGAACTTGTACAACGGTCATGCCCTGGGACAATTGCTCGACAGCGGCATGATCCGTTGGGTACCCCCCGTGGAATGCTCGGCGGCGCTGATCGGCGACGTACTCGAGCAAGTGCGGGAGCTGGGCCGTGAGGTGCCCGAGGTGGAGATCTTCGCCTACGGCCATCTGCCCTTGGCGTACTCGGCACGTTGCTTCACCGCCCGGGCCGAAAACCGACCCAAGGACGACTGTCAGTTCTGTTGCATCAACTACCCCGATGGCCTGGCCCTGAGCAGCCAGGAAGGCCAACAGTTATTCACCCTCAACGGCATCCAGACGATGTCCGGCGAGGTGACCAACCTGCTGGCCGATTACACCGCGCTGACGGCCAGTGGCGCCGACCTGCTGCGCCTGAGCCCGCGTGCCCAGGGCATGGCCGAGGTGGTCACGGCCTTCGACAAGGTTCGCCAAGGCGAGGCTCCGCCGCTGTTCGTGGACGGCTGCAACGGTTACTGGCACGGCCATGCCGGCATGTTGAAGGTAGAGGAGGCGGGTCTGTGCTGA
- the glp gene encoding gephyrin-like molybdotransferase Glp: protein MSSGTCGSVCESGALMPVDEAIRYLLDQAPLPPPVQRVTLDQALGRVLATDIRCPMNLPPWDNSAMDGYALRAADLPVAGGHLTLAGRIAAGEAPGKPLQAGQAVRIFTGAPLPPGADTVVPQESCRVDGERVWLPPVNGADHVRKEGEEIQRGDRLLAAGKRLRAQELGLLAGAGIARVEVYRPLQVGLLSSGDELREPGETLAPGQIYNSNRHSLAALLRGWGLEVHDYGVMPDKLLASRQALSQAAAECDLLLTSGGVSVGEEDHLKQAIEALGSVDLWRLAIQPGKPLAFGEVSGKPWIGLPGNPSAALITALIVVRPFLFRAQGIDEVLPAALQLPAGFDWPKPNRRRQYLRAKLSPTADGSLCVELHPQQSSAMLTAACWADGLAVVERETLVHKHDRVLYLPFADLMH, encoded by the coding sequence ATGAGCAGCGGTACGTGTGGCAGCGTCTGCGAAAGCGGTGCGCTGATGCCGGTGGATGAAGCCATCCGCTATCTGCTGGATCAGGCACCGCTGCCGCCTCCGGTGCAGCGGGTGACGCTGGACCAGGCCTTGGGCCGAGTGCTGGCGACAGACATTCGCTGCCCCATGAACCTGCCGCCATGGGACAACAGTGCCATGGACGGTTATGCCTTGCGGGCTGCCGACCTGCCGGTCGCCGGCGGTCATTTGACCTTGGCCGGGCGCATTGCCGCCGGAGAGGCACCGGGTAAGCCATTGCAGGCCGGGCAGGCGGTGCGGATTTTTACCGGCGCGCCGTTGCCGCCGGGGGCAGACACCGTGGTACCCCAGGAAAGCTGCCGGGTGGACGGTGAGCGCGTCTGGTTACCACCGGTCAATGGCGCAGACCATGTGCGCAAGGAAGGTGAGGAAATACAGCGAGGCGACCGTTTGCTTGCGGCCGGAAAACGCTTGCGCGCCCAGGAGCTGGGGTTGCTGGCTGGTGCCGGGATTGCTCGGGTGGAGGTCTATCGTCCATTGCAGGTGGGCCTGCTCAGCAGCGGTGATGAACTGCGCGAACCGGGCGAAACGCTGGCGCCGGGACAGATCTACAACAGCAATCGCCACAGCCTGGCGGCACTGCTGCGCGGCTGGGGCTTGGAAGTGCATGACTATGGCGTCATGCCTGACAAATTGCTCGCCAGTCGGCAGGCCTTGAGCCAGGCGGCGGCCGAATGCGACTTGCTGCTCACCTCTGGCGGCGTGTCGGTGGGCGAGGAGGATCATCTCAAGCAAGCCATCGAAGCGTTGGGCAGCGTTGACCTGTGGCGCCTGGCGATCCAGCCGGGCAAACCCCTGGCCTTTGGCGAGGTGTCCGGCAAACCCTGGATCGGGCTGCCGGGTAACCCTTCGGCGGCGCTGATTACCGCGTTGATTGTCGTACGCCCGTTTCTATTCCGGGCTCAGGGCATTGATGAGGTATTGCCCGCAGCGTTGCAGTTGCCAGCCGGGTTTGACTGGCCAAAGCCCAACCGGCGACGGCAGTACCTGCGGGCGAAGTTGAGCCCGACCGCCGACGGCTCGCTGTGTGTCGAGCTGCATCCCCAGCAAAGCTCGGCGATGTTGACGGCCGCGTGCTGGGCCGACGGCTTGGCGGTGGTCGAGCGTGAGACGCTGGTGCACAAGCACGATCGGGTGCTGTACCTGCCATTCGCCGACCTGATGCATTGA
- a CDS encoding transglutaminase family protein, whose amino-acid sequence MKLSIRHDTTYSYADEVCTSIQFLRLTPKDSQRQRILEWHLELPRLVRSQIDPYGNILHVMTMDEPHGALVLTAYGQVQIDQTVEMETDSQSPLPFLRTSRLTQADDVLSAFAVEQCGARRDRAALTDLMNGLADRMPYSPGTTAVSSTAAEAFAGGAGVCQDHTHAFLACARSLGIPARYVSGYLCTEDESHLASHAWAEAWLDDGWYSFDITNRLTRPDRHLKLAVGLDYLDACPVRGMRRGGGAEQMLARVQVSSMVQVQHQ is encoded by the coding sequence ATGAAACTGTCCATACGCCACGACACCACCTACAGCTATGCCGATGAAGTCTGCACCAGCATCCAGTTCCTGCGCCTGACCCCCAAGGACAGCCAGCGCCAGCGCATCCTTGAGTGGCACCTGGAATTGCCGCGCCTGGTGCGCAGCCAGATCGACCCTTACGGCAATATCCTGCATGTGATGACCATGGACGAGCCCCACGGCGCCTTGGTGCTGACGGCTTACGGTCAGGTGCAGATCGATCAGACCGTGGAGATGGAGACAGACAGCCAGTCGCCATTGCCGTTCCTGCGCACCAGCCGTCTGACCCAGGCCGATGACGTGCTCAGCGCCTTCGCTGTAGAGCAATGTGGCGCGCGGCGTGACCGTGCGGCGCTGACCGACCTGATGAACGGCCTGGCCGATCGTATGCCCTACAGCCCGGGCACGACGGCGGTCAGCAGCACAGCCGCCGAGGCGTTTGCCGGCGGAGCGGGTGTCTGCCAGGACCATACCCACGCATTCCTGGCCTGCGCGCGCAGCCTGGGCATCCCGGCCCGCTATGTCTCCGGCTACCTGTGCACCGAAGATGAGAGCCATCTGGCGAGCCACGCCTGGGCCGAAGCCTGGCTGGACGACGGCTGGTACAGTTTCGACATCACCAACCGCCTGACCCGTCCCGACCGCCACCTGAAACTGGCGGTCGGCCTGGACTACCTCGACGCCTGCCCGGTACGCGGCATGCGCCGGGGCGGCGGGGCGGAGCAGATGCTGGCGCGGGTGCAGGTGAGTTCAATGGTCCAAGTGCAGCACCAATAG